The following proteins come from a genomic window of Maribacter sp. HTCC2170:
- a CDS encoding alpha-L-fucosidase, protein MMSKEKIFIVAILLLFQSCDKVNPPEPIGPLPSERQLAWHELEYYAFVHFNMNTFTNMEWGTGGEKPAQFNPSELDTRQWAKVAKEAGMKGIIITAKHHDGFCLWPTKTTEHSVKNSPWKNGNGDLLKDLSEACKEFGLKFGVYLSPWDRNHEDYGKPEYVKDFHEQLRELLTNYGEVFEVWFDGANGGSGYYGGANETRKIDNKTYYEWGEAVAIVRELQPNAVVFSDGGPDIRWVGNEEGWANETNWSIMRRNEIHPGWPRYVELRSGHEDGTHWLPAEVDVSIRPGWYYHAAEDHQVKTLPKLLDIYYHSVGRNASFLLNLPVDNRGLVHETDVEQLKTLRKQLDADFKTELAKNAKVSATDERGKNTSYKAVNVNDGKPETYWATNDTVTNASLFFEFDEPTEVNRVLLQEYIPLGQRVKNFIVSAELHGEWRELDGQTTIGFKRILRFETVKTKKIKVHFLEAKGPLAISNIELFRAPNLLIEPTIKRTREGMVSMVVPDESVQIFYTLDGSEPTDKSMKYDKSFEVNSPTMVKGISYDPDTNEQSEITETYFDVSKKNWEVIHTTTGNMNDGIRLMDDDPNTFWSTDKGVSTIQEVIIDMGEVHNLKGFTYWPIQERYPFGIITNYEFYVSTDGKSWNRVVRGEFANIVNNRIQQKVNFKSTKGRYIRLRGIKVAGEDYTTSFGEIGVITEKL, encoded by the coding sequence ATGATGAGCAAAGAAAAGATATTTATTGTTGCTATTTTACTCCTATTCCAATCCTGTGATAAAGTAAATCCACCCGAACCTATTGGTCCTTTGCCATCTGAGCGGCAATTGGCATGGCATGAGCTAGAATATTATGCATTTGTGCATTTTAATATGAACACCTTTACCAATATGGAATGGGGTACTGGAGGTGAAAAACCAGCTCAGTTCAATCCTTCGGAATTGGATACAAGACAATGGGCAAAAGTGGCCAAAGAAGCTGGAATGAAGGGAATAATAATTACGGCAAAACACCACGATGGTTTCTGTCTTTGGCCTACTAAGACCACAGAGCACTCAGTAAAGAATTCTCCTTGGAAAAATGGTAATGGTGATTTACTGAAAGACCTCTCAGAGGCTTGTAAAGAATTTGGTCTTAAGTTTGGGGTTTATCTATCCCCATGGGACCGGAATCATGAGGATTATGGAAAACCAGAATATGTGAAAGACTTTCACGAGCAATTACGAGAACTATTGACCAATTATGGTGAAGTCTTTGAGGTTTGGTTCGACGGTGCCAATGGGGGTTCCGGATATTATGGGGGAGCTAATGAAACCAGAAAAATTGATAATAAGACATATTATGAGTGGGGAGAGGCAGTGGCCATTGTCCGAGAACTTCAACCCAATGCTGTTGTTTTTAGTGATGGAGGGCCTGATATACGTTGGGTTGGTAATGAAGAGGGTTGGGCTAATGAAACCAATTGGAGCATCATGCGACGAAACGAGATTCATCCAGGATGGCCAAGATATGTTGAGTTACGTTCTGGGCATGAAGATGGCACACATTGGTTACCTGCTGAAGTTGATGTGTCAATTAGACCAGGTTGGTATTACCATGCAGCTGAGGACCATCAAGTTAAAACCTTGCCTAAACTTTTGGATATTTATTATCACTCCGTTGGAAGAAATGCATCTTTCTTATTGAATTTACCTGTAGATAATCGCGGGTTGGTACATGAAACGGATGTGGAACAACTTAAAACATTACGTAAACAATTGGATGCGGACTTTAAGACAGAATTGGCCAAAAATGCTAAAGTCTCGGCTACTGACGAAAGAGGTAAGAATACATCCTATAAAGCGGTCAATGTAAACGATGGAAAACCAGAAACGTATTGGGCAACCAATGACACAGTAACAAATGCTTCATTGTTTTTTGAATTTGATGAGCCAACGGAAGTAAACCGAGTCTTATTGCAGGAATATATACCACTGGGACAAAGGGTTAAAAATTTTATTGTTTCGGCGGAACTGCATGGGGAATGGCGAGAGTTAGATGGGCAGACAACAATTGGGTTTAAGCGAATATTAAGATTTGAGACCGTTAAGACCAAGAAAATAAAAGTACATTTTTTAGAAGCTAAAGGGCCGTTGGCGATATCGAACATAGAGCTGTTTAGGGCTCCCAATCTCTTGATTGAACCAACTATTAAAAGGACAAGAGAAGGTATGGTAAGTATGGTTGTTCCAGATGAAAGTGTTCAAATATTTTATACGCTTGATGGTTCTGAACCTACCGATAAATCAATGAAATATGACAAATCTTTTGAGGTTAACTCACCAACCATGGTAAAAGGTATTTCATATGACCCCGACACCAATGAACAAAGTGAAATTACAGAAACCTATTTTGATGTCTCTAAGAAAAATTGGGAAGTAATACATACAACAACTGGTAATATGAACGATGGAATTAGACTTATGGATGATGACCCAAATACTTTCTGGTCAACTGACAAAGGTGTTTCCACAATTCAAGAAGTAATTATTGATATGGGTGAGGTTCATAACTTAAAAGGGTTCACCTATTGGCCCATTCAAGAGAGATATCCGTTTGGTATTATAACAAACTATGAATTCTATGTTAGTACAGATGGTAAAAGCTGGAACCGTGTTGTACGGGGAGAATTTGCAAATATTGTAAACAATCGGATTCAGCAGAAAGTGAATTTCAAATCAACCAAAGGGAGATATATTAGGTTGAGGGGAATAAAAGTGGCAGGTGAAGATTATACTACTTCCTTTGGGGAAATTGGGGTGATAACAGAGAAATTATAA
- a CDS encoding glycoside hydrolase family 16 protein: MKNVLWLVVLILVVGCKSVSTKKASTTIYVQKENRIHKDWKVVWQDDFDKAKIDTTKWTRIPPNNADWGNYMTSDPRCYSLTDGKLSLIGINNPDTISDPRPFLTGGIYTKGKFAFQYGKIEIRAKFESAKGAWPAIWMLSEQSKYGAYPRNGEIDIMEHLNYEDKVYQTTHSYYTLELKQKKNPPYYTTVKCDTEKFNTYGLEWYPDKLVYTLNGKESYTYPKIEGIDPSQWPFDQPFYLLIDQQLGGSWVGDVNPKDLPVQMIIDWVKVYQ, translated from the coding sequence ATGAAAAATGTATTATGGCTCGTAGTGTTGATTTTGGTTGTTGGGTGCAAATCTGTTTCAACTAAAAAAGCGAGTACTACTATTTATGTTCAAAAGGAAAATAGAATACATAAAGATTGGAAAGTAGTTTGGCAGGATGATTTTGACAAAGCAAAAATAGATACTACAAAATGGACACGCATACCCCCCAATAATGCGGATTGGGGAAATTATATGACCAGCGACCCACGATGCTATTCTCTAACCGATGGTAAATTGTCCTTAATTGGTATTAATAATCCTGATACTATTAGTGATCCACGTCCTTTTTTGACCGGTGGTATTTATACCAAAGGGAAATTTGCCTTTCAGTACGGAAAAATTGAAATCAGGGCCAAATTTGAAAGTGCAAAGGGAGCATGGCCAGCAATTTGGATGTTGTCAGAGCAAAGCAAGTATGGTGCATACCCTCGAAATGGAGAAATTGATATCATGGAACATTTAAATTATGAGGATAAAGTATATCAAACCACACATTCATATTATACCCTGGAATTGAAACAAAAAAAGAACCCGCCCTATTATACCACGGTCAAATGTGATACTGAAAAGTTTAATACATATGGTTTAGAGTGGTATCCAGATAAACTGGTGTACACCCTAAATGGAAAAGAATCTTATACATATCCAAAAATTGAAGGGATTGATCCATCTCAATGGCCATTTGATCAACCATTTTATTTATTGATAGACCAACAACTCGGGGGTTCTTGGGTAGGCGATGTAAACCCAAAGGATTTACCAGTACAAATGATAATAGATTGGGTCAAAGTGTATCAATGA
- a CDS encoding alpha-galactosidase precursor — MILKSRIGKFVSLMVVGISSTLCMAQKSEDTKDWLIDNSGFTSLVIQKGNDISLDNGLVNRTIRIAPNAATVEYRNLTTGESMLRSIKPEAEVSINGETYAVGGLVGLKEHGYLLEEWLDDLTADADAFQYVKHEVKQIQSKIKWNDKKRFHTTENATPKGKELIIQFNHSLKELDGVLVNVHYEIYDGIPLIAKWISVENKSNKSIGITGFKNEILAFPEAENFVEPSKRWRRPNMHVESDYSFGGFTSGESETSIFWEFDPEYTSQVNWLMKTECLLESKLLVGPNEVVKPKDSFESFHTYELLQDNTDRERTSLAVRKMYRLLAPWSTENPIFMHLTTTNPEKVKTAIDQCEATGYEMVILSFGSGLNMEDNSEGNIKKFKELADYAHNKGIELGGYSLFSSRKISDSVDVIDKDTGKPGGAKFGNAPCLASEWGHTYLKRIKYFLDKTGFDLLEHDGPYPGDYCASTTHKHHKGYEDSQWVQWNMTKDFYHWLKEKDIYLNAPDFYYLQGSNKCGIGYREVNWSLPRAQQIMLGRQNIYDGTWEKTPSMAWTFVPLTEYHGGGAEATLEPLNDHLDSYEAHMVQNYGSGVQACYRGPRLFDSQATKELVIDQIDHYKKYRNILNSDIIHLRRPDGRTWDGFMHVNPSLEEKALVMLFNPTSKTIEEEISLPLYFTGLDEEARIVEKGENSLTSKLNRNYESEIKVTIPPNGYTWLVVQ, encoded by the coding sequence ATGATTTTAAAGAGTAGAATAGGGAAGTTTGTTTCTTTAATGGTGGTTGGCATTAGTAGTACATTGTGCATGGCTCAAAAATCTGAAGACACAAAAGACTGGCTGATAGATAATTCGGGATTTACATCCTTGGTGATTCAAAAAGGAAATGATATTAGCTTGGATAATGGGCTTGTAAACCGAACGATTAGAATAGCACCAAATGCAGCAACCGTCGAATACAGGAATCTAACCACGGGTGAATCCATGCTTCGAAGTATAAAACCTGAGGCCGAAGTTTCAATCAATGGGGAAACTTATGCGGTCGGTGGCTTAGTGGGATTGAAAGAACATGGCTATCTTTTGGAAGAATGGTTAGATGATTTAACAGCAGATGCCGATGCCTTTCAATATGTAAAACATGAAGTGAAACAAATTCAATCCAAAATAAAATGGAATGATAAAAAACGTTTTCATACTACTGAAAACGCCACTCCAAAAGGTAAAGAGTTAATCATTCAATTTAATCATTCATTAAAGGAGTTAGATGGAGTTTTGGTCAATGTACATTATGAGATTTACGATGGCATTCCATTGATTGCCAAATGGATTTCCGTAGAAAATAAGTCAAATAAAAGCATAGGAATCACCGGGTTTAAAAATGAAATTTTGGCATTTCCTGAAGCTGAAAACTTTGTTGAACCTTCAAAAAGATGGCGACGACCCAATATGCACGTAGAAAGTGATTATTCTTTTGGAGGGTTTACATCCGGCGAGTCAGAAACATCCATCTTTTGGGAATTTGACCCAGAATATACTTCACAGGTCAATTGGTTGATGAAGACTGAATGTTTATTGGAAAGTAAATTATTGGTTGGGCCGAATGAAGTTGTTAAGCCAAAAGATTCTTTTGAGAGTTTTCATACCTATGAATTGCTACAAGATAATACGGATCGAGAAAGAACATCTTTGGCTGTTCGTAAAATGTATAGATTATTGGCTCCTTGGTCTACAGAGAATCCCATTTTTATGCATTTGACAACCACCAACCCTGAAAAGGTTAAAACGGCCATAGACCAGTGTGAAGCTACAGGTTACGAAATGGTGATATTGAGCTTTGGAAGCGGGCTCAATATGGAGGATAATTCAGAGGGTAATATTAAAAAGTTCAAAGAACTGGCCGATTATGCACATAACAAAGGCATTGAATTGGGTGGATATTCATTGTTCTCGAGTCGAAAAATCAGTGATTCTGTTGATGTAATCGACAAGGATACAGGAAAACCGGGTGGTGCCAAATTCGGGAATGCCCCTTGCTTGGCTTCGGAATGGGGGCACACCTATCTAAAAAGAATTAAATACTTCCTTGATAAAACAGGGTTTGACCTCCTAGAGCATGATGGGCCTTATCCAGGAGATTATTGTGCATCTACCACTCATAAACACCACAAAGGATATGAAGATTCTCAATGGGTGCAATGGAATATGACCAAAGACTTTTACCATTGGCTAAAAGAGAAAGATATTTATTTAAATGCCCCTGATTTTTATTATTTGCAAGGCTCAAACAAATGTGGGATAGGTTATCGAGAGGTAAATTGGTCCTTGCCTAGAGCGCAACAGATTATGTTGGGGAGGCAGAATATTTATGATGGTACTTGGGAGAAAACACCTTCGATGGCCTGGACATTCGTTCCTTTGACCGAATATCATGGAGGAGGTGCCGAAGCTACTTTAGAACCTTTGAATGATCATTTAGATTCTTATGAAGCGCATATGGTGCAAAATTATGGTTCAGGGGTGCAAGCTTGCTACAGGGGCCCTAGACTGTTCGACTCTCAGGCCACAAAAGAATTGGTCATAGATCAGATCGACCATTACAAGAAGTATCGAAATATATTGAATTCAGATATTATTCACTTGAGAAGACCAGATGGTAGGACTTGGGATGGATTTATGCATGTGAATCCGAGCCTGGAAGAAAAAGCTTTGGTTATGCTTTTTAATCCTACATCAAAAACGATTGAAGAAGAAATTAGTTTACCCCTGTATTTTACAGGATTGGATGAAGAAGCACGCATAGTGGAGAAAGGAGAGAATTCTCTAACTTCAAAATTGAACCGGAATTACGAATCGGAAATCAAAGTGACAATTCCACCAAACGGATATACCTGGCTGGTAGTTCAATAA
- a CDS encoding alpha-L-fucosidase codes for MVISVNVASEIPNYKMSFDFRFLKSLVAPLLFFFFINSIAQSPPDTLFFKDRIQLLSSDNIFKTEGYYNWGASIIKDKKGTYHLFYSRWKKDYKFTGWLTHSEIAHATSRSPQGPWKFKNTVITGRGKGKWDAITAHNPKIKYFDGKYYLYYISTNLGEKDFTEKELIETAHTGYNHANWKILRPNQRTGVAVSNSINGPWTRMGKPLIEPSGPITTLTVNPAIDKGKDGRYYLIVKGDKPNEKRFVRNQAIAISKSPLGPFEMQPSPVIDYLDTEDMSMWYDAKRDYFYGTFHAHTMIGMISSPDGINWKKATEYALMPKKSLWLGDSEIIPDRMERPFIYVEDNQPQVLSMAVKKGDESYTVFVPIKEKEELPVPNKRQLAWQQAEMGAVFHYDLHVFDGLKYGQGNNRIDPVKDYQVFNPEKLDTDQWVKAAKDAGFTFAILTATHETGFALFQSNVNPYGMKALKFQDGKGDVVRDFVNSCRKYGIKPGIYLGIRWNSFMGVHDFKVNGEGDFKVNRQKWYNNMVEKMVKEICTSYGELFEIWFDGGADHPDNGAPDVLPIVQQYQPNCLFYHNGQLAEARWGGSESGTVSYPSWATFPYRATGAGESAKENIAKNGFQLLKTGDPNGGYWMPAMSDAPLRGYNGRHEWFWEPGDEAHIFPLNNLMEMYYKSVGRNSTLIMGLTPNPDGLLPEPDVQRLKEWGDEIRRRFSTPIKSAKGEGAKLVMKLEESRIIDHVIIQEDIKFGERIREYKIEGLVNGKWQLLAQGQSVGNKRIEQFDAVKVKRIRLVVTKHTKTPKVKNFSVFFVNK; via the coding sequence ATGGTCATTAGCGTTAATGTAGCTTCAGAAATACCTAATTACAAGATGAGTTTTGATTTTAGATTTCTTAAAAGCTTAGTTGCTCCACTGTTATTTTTCTTTTTTATCAACTCCATTGCCCAATCCCCACCAGACACCTTATTTTTTAAAGATAGGATACAACTACTTTCATCAGATAATATTTTTAAGACAGAGGGTTATTATAACTGGGGAGCCTCCATTATTAAGGACAAGAAAGGCACCTACCATCTTTTTTACTCACGTTGGAAAAAAGACTACAAGTTCACTGGTTGGTTAACTCATTCAGAAATTGCCCATGCAACATCTAGGAGCCCGCAAGGGCCTTGGAAATTTAAAAACACCGTAATTACCGGTAGGGGAAAGGGTAAGTGGGATGCTATTACAGCCCATAATCCCAAAATCAAATATTTTGACGGCAAATACTACTTATACTATATATCCACCAACTTAGGAGAGAAGGATTTTACTGAAAAAGAACTTATTGAGACAGCTCACACTGGTTATAACCATGCCAATTGGAAGATTTTAAGACCAAATCAGCGTACTGGTGTAGCAGTTTCGAATTCTATAAATGGGCCATGGACACGAATGGGAAAACCATTAATTGAACCGTCTGGCCCAATTACGACATTGACAGTGAATCCGGCCATAGACAAAGGAAAAGATGGCAGGTATTATTTGATCGTAAAAGGAGATAAACCCAATGAAAAACGATTTGTTAGAAACCAGGCTATTGCTATTTCCAAATCTCCTCTTGGGCCTTTTGAAATGCAACCAAGCCCAGTGATTGATTATCTCGATACTGAGGATATGTCCATGTGGTATGACGCTAAACGCGATTATTTCTATGGTACTTTTCATGCACATACAATGATTGGAATGATCAGCTCGCCGGATGGTATAAATTGGAAAAAAGCCACCGAGTATGCACTTATGCCAAAAAAATCGTTATGGCTTGGAGATTCAGAAATTATCCCAGACCGAATGGAACGGCCTTTTATTTATGTAGAGGACAACCAACCTCAGGTATTGAGCATGGCCGTAAAGAAGGGTGATGAGTCCTATACGGTATTTGTGCCTATCAAAGAAAAAGAAGAGCTTCCAGTACCCAATAAAAGACAATTGGCCTGGCAGCAAGCCGAAATGGGTGCGGTATTTCACTATGACCTCCATGTTTTTGATGGTTTGAAATATGGGCAGGGAAACAACCGTATTGACCCTGTAAAAGACTATCAGGTTTTTAATCCAGAAAAATTGGATACAGATCAATGGGTAAAGGCTGCAAAAGATGCTGGTTTTACTTTTGCCATATTAACAGCAACCCATGAAACCGGTTTCGCGCTGTTCCAATCGAACGTAAATCCTTATGGCATGAAGGCCTTAAAATTTCAGGACGGTAAAGGAGATGTGGTACGTGATTTTGTAAACTCGTGCCGTAAATATGGCATAAAACCTGGTATTTATTTAGGAATTCGATGGAATTCATTCATGGGAGTGCATGATTTTAAAGTGAACGGCGAAGGTGATTTTAAGGTTAACCGCCAGAAATGGTACAACAATATGGTCGAAAAAATGGTCAAAGAAATCTGTACCAGCTATGGCGAATTGTTTGAAATTTGGTTTGATGGAGGAGCTGATCATCCAGATAACGGAGCGCCAGATGTGTTGCCAATTGTTCAGCAATATCAACCTAATTGTCTCTTTTATCACAACGGTCAACTTGCAGAGGCGCGTTGGGGCGGTTCAGAATCCGGGACTGTGTCTTATCCGTCATGGGCTACATTTCCCTATAGGGCTACAGGAGCTGGCGAGAGTGCTAAGGAGAATATTGCAAAAAACGGATTTCAGCTATTGAAAACTGGTGATCCAAATGGAGGGTATTGGATGCCAGCCATGTCAGATGCTCCATTACGTGGATATAACGGGCGTCATGAATGGTTTTGGGAACCGGGGGATGAAGCCCATATTTTTCCATTGAATAACCTTATGGAGATGTATTACAAATCTGTAGGGCGTAATTCTACTTTGATTATGGGCCTAACACCAAATCCTGATGGTTTATTGCCTGAACCAGATGTTCAAAGATTAAAGGAATGGGGAGATGAAATAAGAAGAAGGTTCTCCACGCCGATTAAATCTGCGAAGGGAGAAGGTGCCAAATTGGTAATGAAATTGGAAGAGTCAAGAATAATTGACCACGTCATAATACAAGAGGATATTAAATTTGGGGAACGAATTCGAGAATACAAAATTGAAGGCTTGGTAAATGGGAAATGGCAATTATTGGCGCAAGGACAAAGCGTTGGAAATAAAAGGATAGAACAATTTGATGCTGTTAAAGTAAAACGAATTCGATTGGTGGTTACAAAACACACTAAAACTCCTAAGGTTAAGAATTTTAGTGTGTTTTTCGTAAATAAGTAA
- a CDS encoding sulfatase-like hydrolase/transferase, with protein MIKTRLLLLLVLFFGITSCEPEQIPEPKPNIVLFFVDDMGWQDTSVPFWYKKTPFNEVYKTPNMERLAADGVKFTQAYSTAVCSPTRVSLMTGMNAARHRVTNWTLRKDSIQPMEKNHPILEFPLWNVNGMSPVAGDPKAVHATPLPQLLNDAGYFTVHSGKAHLGAIGTPGEDPLNLGFDVNIGGHAAGAPESYHGTDNFGNGKEGKEIWAVPGLEKYHGKNVHLSEAITQEALMSLDSVVATQQPFFLYMAHYAVHTPIMPDDRFVQKYFEKGMDSTEAKYASMVEGMDKSLGDIMDYLEEKEIAENTIILFMSDNGGLSSVARGGERHKHNLPLSSGKGSVYEGGIREPMLVKWPGTAAPNTESNEQVIIEDFYPSILEMAGIEGYETVQAVDGKSFVATFEEEMKEPGEPRALFWHYPNEWGPDGPGIGASSAVRKGDWKFIYFHEDRRMELYNLKRDIGETKNLVAEESDKVKELASVLTNHLKDVKAQMPIEKSTGERVPYPSELIIEETGPELSFIAKNLEFKGVALEDKDYTIWGCAPIQSKDGKTHLFAARWPEKNVDPAWRKSSEIAHYVSNSPEGPFTFSDVAITGTNENTWDKYAPHNPEITKVDDKYVLVYIANTDHQQPPHPSNQSIGMAMSDSPYGPWEKVGVDGKILDSNNPEKWNYQSKNGVANPTFLTHNGKFYLYFKTRHINGNLQYGLAVADNLEGPYTITDSPVTSNKGTLEDGTVFKYEDHIYLLTTDNHGENTGVVGGGTLWKSKDGIYFKLEDATIGYGRLPSYYLEYDEKISTKIYGPDPKLERPKILMSEGKPAYLYGPGGWNIYGGDRTVAYVFKINL; from the coding sequence ATGATAAAAACTAGATTATTATTGTTATTGGTTTTGTTTTTTGGTATAACCTCATGTGAGCCAGAGCAAATACCTGAGCCCAAACCAAATATTGTTTTGTTTTTTGTGGATGACATGGGGTGGCAAGATACATCTGTACCTTTTTGGTATAAAAAAACGCCGTTCAATGAGGTTTATAAAACTCCTAACATGGAACGTTTGGCTGCGGACGGAGTTAAATTCACCCAAGCATATTCGACGGCAGTCTGTTCACCAACTCGAGTAAGCTTAATGACCGGGATGAATGCCGCAAGACATCGTGTGACGAACTGGACATTGAGAAAGGATAGTATTCAGCCTATGGAAAAAAACCACCCAATACTGGAATTTCCATTATGGAATGTAAACGGAATGAGTCCGGTAGCAGGTGACCCCAAAGCAGTTCATGCAACTCCACTACCTCAATTATTGAATGATGCGGGTTATTTTACTGTCCATTCTGGTAAAGCACATTTAGGAGCTATTGGTACGCCAGGTGAGGATCCCTTGAATTTAGGTTTTGATGTGAATATTGGAGGGCATGCGGCCGGAGCCCCAGAGAGTTATCATGGTACCGATAATTTCGGAAACGGAAAAGAAGGCAAAGAAATATGGGCGGTACCGGGATTGGAAAAATATCATGGGAAGAACGTACATTTATCAGAGGCTATAACCCAAGAGGCGTTGATGTCTCTTGACTCTGTTGTAGCAACACAACAGCCCTTTTTCTTATACATGGCCCATTACGCGGTTCATACCCCGATAATGCCAGATGACCGCTTTGTTCAAAAGTATTTTGAAAAAGGAATGGATTCCACTGAGGCCAAATATGCATCTATGGTCGAAGGAATGGACAAGAGTCTTGGGGATATCATGGATTATTTAGAGGAGAAGGAAATTGCAGAGAATACCATTATTCTATTCATGTCTGATAATGGAGGATTGAGTTCCGTAGCCCGGGGAGGTGAAAGACATAAACATAATTTACCACTATCGAGTGGTAAAGGTTCAGTATACGAAGGCGGAATTCGAGAACCTATGTTGGTTAAATGGCCTGGAACCGCAGCTCCAAATACGGAATCAAATGAACAGGTGATTATCGAAGACTTCTATCCATCCATACTTGAAATGGCAGGGATTGAAGGATATGAAACTGTGCAGGCTGTAGACGGAAAAAGTTTTGTGGCAACCTTTGAAGAGGAGATGAAAGAACCTGGAGAGCCGCGTGCATTGTTTTGGCATTATCCAAATGAATGGGGCCCTGATGGTCCGGGAATAGGGGCGTCCAGTGCCGTGCGCAAAGGAGATTGGAAATTTATCTATTTTCATGAAGATAGGCGAATGGAATTGTACAATTTAAAACGGGATATAGGTGAAACCAAAAACTTGGTAGCTGAAGAAAGTGATAAAGTGAAAGAATTGGCAAGTGTCCTTACAAATCATTTAAAAGATGTTAAGGCACAAATGCCTATCGAAAAGAGTACGGGAGAACGAGTTCCATATCCTTCAGAATTAATTATAGAAGAAACCGGACCAGAATTATCATTTATTGCTAAAAACCTGGAGTTTAAAGGTGTAGCTCTTGAGGATAAAGATTACACGATTTGGGGATGTGCCCCAATTCAAAGTAAAGATGGTAAAACACATTTATTTGCAGCTCGTTGGCCGGAGAAGAATGTGGACCCAGCATGGAGAAAATCATCAGAAATAGCACATTATGTTTCCAATAGCCCAGAAGGGCCATTTACTTTTTCGGATGTTGCAATTACTGGAACCAATGAGAATACTTGGGATAAATATGCCCCTCACAATCCAGAAATAACAAAAGTTGATGATAAATACGTATTGGTATACATAGCAAATACCGACCACCAGCAACCTCCTCACCCATCTAATCAAAGTATAGGAATGGCAATGTCCGATAGCCCTTACGGACCTTGGGAGAAAGTAGGCGTAGATGGTAAAATATTAGACTCGAACAATCCTGAAAAATGGAACTATCAGTCCAAAAATGGGGTGGCCAATCCGACTTTCTTAACTCATAATGGTAAGTTTTATCTCTATTTTAAAACGAGACATATAAATGGTAATTTACAATACGGTTTGGCCGTTGCTGATAATTTAGAAGGTCCCTATACTATAACCGATTCTCCTGTAACTTCAAACAAAGGAACTTTGGAAGATGGTACAGTTTTTAAGTATGAAGATCATATTTATCTTCTTACCACTGATAATCATGGTGAAAACACTGGTGTTGTTGGTGGAGGAACCTTATGGAAATCCAAGGATGGTATTTATTTTAAATTAGAAGATGCAACTATTGGTTATGGTCGACTTCCATCATATTATCTTGAATATGATGAAAAAATAAGTACTAAGATTTATGGACCGGACCCCAAATTGGAACGCCCTAAAATTTTAATGTCAGAAGGGAAGCCGGCCTATTTGTATGGGCCAGGAGGATGGAATATTTATGGAGGTGATAGAACTGTGGCATATGTCTTTAAAATCAACCTATAA
- a CDS encoding alkaline phosphatase, translated as MKRVWTICISCTLILFSCKTEVKIEAQKPLAKHVILIGSDGFGAYAIKKAKVPNLRKMMEEGSYSLEARAVLPSSSAVNWASMIMGSGPELHGYTEWGSKTPEVPSRIIGKDSIYPTIFGVIDEQMPDAKKGVSYKWGGIGYLFEKNMVDLDFNGKSDEETADKALEFIIKEKPALTFIHFDEPDGAGHNLGHDTPEYYEAVEMIDGLVGKILKSLEEAGMIEESIIIFSSDHGGIDKGHGGKTLLEMEIPWIIYGKNVPAKGKLETSIVTYDTASTIAHILALESPDFWRGKPVIKAFENDKN; from the coding sequence ATGAAGAGAGTTTGGACTATATGCATATCATGCACATTGATTTTATTTTCATGTAAGACTGAAGTAAAAATTGAAGCGCAAAAACCTCTGGCGAAACATGTAATCCTTATCGGTTCAGATGGTTTTGGTGCTTATGCTATTAAGAAAGCAAAAGTGCCTAACCTTAGGAAAATGATGGAGGAGGGGTCGTATTCCTTGGAAGCAAGGGCAGTTTTACCTTCTTCCAGTGCTGTAAATTGGGCATCAATGATTATGGGCTCGGGACCAGAACTTCATGGGTATACCGAATGGGGAAGTAAAACCCCTGAAGTACCTTCCCGAATAATCGGAAAGGACAGTATATATCCCACAATATTTGGAGTAATAGATGAACAAATGCCAGATGCGAAGAAAGGGGTTTCCTATAAATGGGGAGGTATTGGCTATTTGTTTGAAAAGAATATGGTGGATCTTGATTTTAATGGGAAATCAGATGAAGAAACTGCCGATAAGGCCTTAGAATTCATTATCAAAGAAAAGCCCGCCTTGACATTCATTCATTTTGATGAACCTGATGGTGCAGGTCATAATTTAGGTCATGACACCCCCGAGTATTATGAGGCAGTGGAAATGATTGATGGATTGGTTGGTAAGATTTTGAAATCACTTGAAGAAGCTGGAATGATTGAAGAAAGTATAATTATCTTTAGTTCTGATCACGGAGGAATTGATAAAGGTCACGGAGGAAAGACTTTGTTGGAAATGGAGATTCCTTGGATAATTTATGGTAAGAATGTTCCAGCTAAGGGTAAATTGGAAACAAGTATAGTTACTTACGATACTGCATCGACTATTGCGCATATCCTTGCCCTTGAATCACCAGATTTTTGGAGAGGAAAACCGGTAATAAAGGCATTTGAGAATGATAAAAACTAG